The stretch of DNA CAGTTCGGGCAGTAGACGTGGTCTGCGGACAGTGTGTCGCCACACTGGGCACACGTCTTACGCGCGTCCGCGTCGCTGTTTTCGCGTCCGCCGGGGTCTGTCTTACGGCGCTCGGAGCCGTGTGACACGTCCGCCGACTCCCCGTCAGACACGTCCCGGGCCGGCTCCGGGTCGTCGACCTGATCGGCCTCGACAGCCCCGCTCGCGCCGTCGAGCGTGATGTTTACATTCACGTCCTGCGGGCTCGACCGCGGCGTGTACGTCTCCAGCCGGTCCGCGATCATCGCGTCGACGCGGTCGGCGACGAGGTCGTCGATCGTCTCGGCGTCGGCGGCGTCGGACGACCCGCTGGTCGTCGTGTCGCCCTCGTCGAGGTACGACCGGAGGGCCTCGCGCAAGACCTCGCTCTTGGAGGCGTCGAACTCCTCCAGGCGGTCGATGAGGTCGTCGTCGGCCCGGAACGTGATCTTGCTCATCCGACTCGTGTGAGACGTTGTCGGCCGGGTATTTCAACTTTCCTGCTGTGTCAGACACGTGTCTGTCGTCGGCGTCTCACTCCCGCGGGTCGAACCCGACGCTCCAGCACCCGCCGCAGTTCGGGCAGTCGACCGCGTAGGTGTTCGAACGGAGGAAGTGAGACTCCTCAGCGACGCTGAACTCGCCGGCCTCGCGCGCACAGGGAACGTGGAACCCCTCGTCGCACTGGTCGCAGGTCAGCGACTGGAGCTCGTTGGTCAGCCGGTCGCCACAGTAGATGCAGTCGCTGAGCACGTGCCACCGAGTACGACGACCTCCGGTTTACGTGTTGCGCGCCCCGCCCTGTGACCCTCCCGCGAACGCCCGCCGAATAATAACCCTTAAGTCCGAACCGCGGGGTAATTTCGGGTACGGCCCGCCCTTAGCTCAGACTGGTAGAGCAGTCGACTGTAGATCGACTTGTCCCCCGTTCAAATCGGGGAGGGCGGATACTTCTCGCGGCGCTCAATCTCGAGCGCCGCGTGTGGATTCTCACCCGACCCG from Haloarcula litorea encodes:
- a CDS encoding double zinc ribbon domain-containing protein is translated as MSKITFRADDDLIDRLEEFDASKSEVLREALRSYLDEGDTTTSGSSDAADAETIDDLVADRVDAMIADRLETYTPRSSPQDVNVNITLDGASGAVEADQVDDPEPARDVSDGESADVSHGSERRKTDPGGRENSDADARKTCAQCGDTLSADHVYCPNCGEKASRRVFCDCGDELRSDWSFCPGCGRRTPAADVLDQPRSGANER